Within the Nocardioides humi genome, the region GGCGGACGTGGCCGAAGGCGTCCTTCTCGCCGCTGACCAGGGTCATGCCGCTGCCGTCGGCGGGGACGGCGCCCTCGGAGACGACGATGATCGGGGCGTACTCGCTGCGGAACCGGGTCTCGACGTGGGCACAGACGGCCTCGATGTCGAAGGGCGCCTCGGGGATGAGCACCGCGCTCGCTCCCCCGGCGATGCCGGCGTGCAGCGCGATCCAGCCGGCGTGGCGGCCCATCACCTCGACGACGAGCACCCGGTGGTGCGACTCGGCGGTGGTGTGCAGCCGGTCGATCGCCTCGGTGGCGATGTTGACCGCGGTGTCGAAGCCGAAGGTGAAGTCGGTGCCGGAGAGGTCGTTGTCGATGGTCTTCGGCACGCCGACCACGGCGACCCCGAGCTCGGCCAGCCTGGTGGCGACGCCGAGGGTGTCCTCGCCGCCGATCGCGACGAGTGCGTCCACCCCGGCCGCGGCGAGGTTGTCCTTGATCCGCTCGACGCCGCCCTCGACCGCGAACGGGTTGGTGCGGGACGAACCGAGGATGGTGCCGCCGCGCGGCAGGATGCCGCGGCACTGCTCGATCCCCAGCGGCATCGTGATCCCGTCGAGTGGGCCGCGCCAGCCGTCGCGGAAGCCGACGAACTCGAAGCCGTGGCCGTTCACCCCCTTGCGGACCACGGCCCGGATCACGGCGTTCAGGCCTGGACAGTCACCGCCACCGGTCAGCACTCCGACGCGCATGATGCTCACCCTAGGCTGATTCCATGACCTTCTCCATCGTGGCCCGCTCCGCCGACGGCGAGACGTGGGGTGTGGCCGTGGCCTCGAAGTTCCTGGCCGTCGGCTCGGCCGTCCCCGCGGCGGTCGCCGGCGTGGGCGCCGTCGCCACCCAGGCCGACGCGAACGTCGCCTACAAGGGCCTCGCCCTCTCCCACCTCGACGAGGGCGCGACCGCCCCGGTCGCGCTGCAGCGGCTCCTCGAGGAGGACGAGGGCCGGGCGCACCGCCAGGTCGGCATCGTCGACCTCGACGGCGGCTCCGCCTCGCACACCGGAGCCGAGTGCATCCCGTGGGCCGGCGGGCTGACCGGGGACGGCTACGCGATCCAGGGCAACTGCCTCGCCGGCTCCGAGGTGGTCGAGGCGATGGCGGACGCCTGGCTGTCCTCGGACCCCGACCTCCCCCTGCAGGACCGGCTGCTGACCGCTCTCGCCGCCGGCGACGAGACCGGCGGCGACCGCCGCGGCCGGCAGTCGGCGGCGATCCTGGTGGTCCGCGAAGGCGCCGGGTACGGCGGCCTCGACGACGTCGCGGTCGACCTGCGCGTCGACGACCATCCCGCGCCGATCGACGAGCTGGCCCGGCTGCTCGATCTCCACGAGCTCTACCTCACCGCCTCCACCGACGACGAGAAGGTGATCGTCGACGACGCGCTGCGGGCCGAGCTGGAGACCTTCGCGGCCGCCGCCGGCCACCGTGACTTCCACACCTGGGCCGGCACCGAGAACTACGAGATGCGGGTCGCCCCCGACCTGGCCTGGATCGACCGGCGGATCCTGGCGGTCGTGCGCGGGGAGCGCTGAGGGCCGCCGCTGGGCGCGCGGCTGCATGGATCCCCGGATGTCCGGGGATCCATGCGCTTGTCAGGGGTTGCAACACCTGACAACCGCATGAACCACCCCCACCCAGATGCTGGTGGGGCTGGTGGGACGTCACTGCAGCCGGTCGAGCGCCTTCCGCGCCGCGTCCCGCTCGGCCGCGGCGGTACGCAGGTCGGCGGCGGTGGCGTCGCGGACCTCCTCCGCCTCGGCCAGCTCCTCCTCGAGCGCCTCGGCCTGCTCCTCGAGGTCGGCCAGCCGGCGACGCAGCTCGTCGGTCTCGGCCTCCAGCTGCAGCGAGCGCGCGGAGAGGCGGTCGACCTCGCCGCCCGCGTCGTCGTGCGTGGCCCGGGCGGCGTCGTACTCCTCCTGGGCGGCGGCGAGGCGCTCCTCGGCGGCGGCGACGGCCTTGGCCGCCCTGTCCGGGTCCGGTACGACGTGGAGGTCGGGCGGACCCGGGCGCGGGGCCTCGCGCGGGGTGGCGCTGAAGCCGAGCGCCTCCGGTACGGCGACCGCGCTCGCCAGATCGTCGGCGTCCATCGGCTCCAGGCCGGTGGTGCGCAGGGCGCTCACGAGCAGCCCGCTGCGGACGGCCTGACCGCACGAGGCGTCGACCATCGCGGCGGTCAGGGTGGCCTCGACCTGCTCGGCGACGGCCTCGGTGACCCGCAGGCCCTCCTCGGCGGCGAGCCGGCGGGCCTGGGTGGTGACGGCGGCGGTGACCTGGCGGCGCTGCCTGGTCAGCGCGCGCAGCTCACCGGCCGACATCGCCTCCTGCGCCTCGCGCAGGGCGGCTCCGACGC harbors:
- a CDS encoding 6-phosphofructokinase; protein product: MRVGVLTGGGDCPGLNAVIRAVVRKGVNGHGFEFVGFRDGWRGPLDGITMPLGIEQCRGILPRGGTILGSSRTNPFAVEGGVERIKDNLAAAGVDALVAIGGEDTLGVATRLAELGVAVVGVPKTIDNDLSGTDFTFGFDTAVNIATEAIDRLHTTAESHHRVLVVEVMGRHAGWIALHAGIAGGASAVLIPEAPFDIEAVCAHVETRFRSEYAPIIVVSEGAVPADGSGMTLVSGEKDAFGHVRLGGIGDRLAHEIEQRTGKEARAVVLGHIQRGGTPSAFDRWLATRFGLQAIDAVADGEYGVMMALRGTSIVRVPLVEGTGELKLVSPQEYAEAQVFFG
- a CDS encoding DUF1028 domain-containing protein — protein: MTFSIVARSADGETWGVAVASKFLAVGSAVPAAVAGVGAVATQADANVAYKGLALSHLDEGATAPVALQRLLEEDEGRAHRQVGIVDLDGGSASHTGAECIPWAGGLTGDGYAIQGNCLAGSEVVEAMADAWLSSDPDLPLQDRLLTALAAGDETGGDRRGRQSAAILVVREGAGYGGLDDVAVDLRVDDHPAPIDELARLLDLHELYLTASTDDEKVIVDDALRAELETFAAAAGHRDFHTWAGTENYEMRVAPDLAWIDRRILAVVRGER